From the Phyllopteryx taeniolatus isolate TA_2022b chromosome 16, UOR_Ptae_1.2, whole genome shotgun sequence genome, one window contains:
- the ddx47 gene encoding probable ATP-dependent RNA helicase DDX47, with the protein MADIGEGSSKQNTDAEKHEGSSSDDDNTNNNSGENQVAVKTFQDLGVTDVLCESCDLLGWKSPTKIQIEAIPLALQGKDVIGLAETGSGKTGAFALPILQSLLALPQRLHTLVLTPTRELAFQISEQFEALGSSIGVKCAVIVGGIDMMSQSLVLAKKPHIVIATPGRLIDHMENTKGFSLRALKFLVMDEADRILNMDFETEVDKILKVIPRDRRTFLFSATMTKKVQKLQRAALKDPVKCAVSTKYSTVEKLQQYYIFIPSKYKDCYLVSILNELAGNSFIIFCSTCNNAQRVALLLRNLGITAIPLHGQMSQNKRLGALNKFKAKSRSVLLATDVASRGLDIPHVDCVINYDIPTHSKDYIHRVGRTARAGRSGKSITFVTQYDVELFQRIESLIGKKLPAFPTHEEEVMMLVERVSEAQRFARLEMKEQGEKRRRHRDRAGDEDDTEQASGVRKKVKGGPGARPGGGKKRGAAAWRGGRRGL; encoded by the exons ATGGCGGACATCGGTGAGGGAAGCTCAAAGCAAAACACAGACGCAGAAAAACACGAAGGTTCAAGTAGTGACGATGataacaccaacaacaacagtgGCGAAAATCAGGTGGCGGTAAAGACCTTCCAAGACTTG GGTGTCACCGACGTACTCTGCGAGTCTTGTGATCTGCTGGGATGGAAGAGTCCAACAAAGATTCAGATTGAAGCTATACCATTGGCACTGCAAG GAAAGGATGTCATTGGCTTGGCTGAGACCGGTTCAGGAAAGACTGGTGCTTTTGCTCTGCCCATCCTCCAGTCACTGTTGGCCTTACCCCAGAGGCTTCATACCCTCGTCCTCACTCCCACCAGAGAGTTGGCCTTTCAGATCTCAGAGCAGTTTGAGGCCCTCGGTTCAAGCATTGGCGTCAAGTGTG CTGTCATAGTTGGAGGAATTGACATGATGTCTCAGTCTTTGGTGTTGGCCAAGAAACCACACATTGTCATTG CCACACCCGGTCGACTGATAGACCACATGGAGAACACAAAGGGCTTCTCCTTGCGAGCGCTAAAGTTTCTTGTCATGGATGAAGCAGACCGAATCCTCAACATGGACTTTGAGACTGAG GTGGATAAAATCTTGAAAGTGATTCCCAGGGACAGGCGCACCTTCCTTTTCTCTGCAACGATGACCAAAAAG GTCCAGAAACTACAGAGAGCCGCTCTGAAAGACCCGGTCAAGTGTGCTGTTTCTACCAAATACTCGACAGTAGAAAAACTGCAACAGTATTACATCTTCATACCATCGAAGTACAAG GACTGTTATCTGGTGTCCATCTTGAATGAGCTGGCTGGCAACTCCTTCATCATTTTCTGCAGCACCTGCAACAATGCACAGCGGGTGGCGCTCCTGTTGAGGAACCTCGGCATCACTGCCATCCCTCTTCATGGTCAGATGAGTCAG AATAAACGTCTCGGCGCGCTAAACAAGTTCAAGGCCAAGTCTCGGTCAGTGCTGCTGGCTACTGACGTGGCATCCAGAGGACTTGACATTCCACACGTTGATTGTGTCATTAACTATGATATCCCCACACACTCCAAG GACTACATCCACAGAGTCGGGCGGACAGCCAGAGCAGGACGGTCGGGGAAGTCTATTACATTTGTCACCCA GTATGATGTGGAGCTTTTCCAGAGAATTGAAAGCCTGATTGGAAAGAAACTTCCTGCCTTCCCCACCCACGAGGAGGAGGTGATGATGTTGGTGGAGAGGGTCAGCGAGGCCCAGCGGTTTGCCAGGCTG GAAATGAAGGAACAAGGTGAAAAAAGGAGAAGACACAGAGATCGTGCTGGCGACGAGGATGACACCGAGCAAGCAAGTGGCGTGAGGAAGAAGGTGAAAGGAGGCCCAGGAGCAAGACCAGGAGGCGGGAAGAAGAGGGGCGCAGCTGCCTGGAGAGGTGGCCGCAGAGGCCTCTGA
- the LOC133465854 gene encoding WW domain-binding protein 11, with protein MGRRSTSSTKSGKFMNPTDQARKEARKRELKKNKKQRMMVRAAVLKMKDPRQIIRDMEKLDEMEFNPVQQPLLNEKVLRDKRKKLRETFERIVRLYERENPETYKDLRKLELEYESKRGQLALYFDSVKNAESVEVDSIPLPDMPHAPSNIHIQDIPLPGAQPPSILKKGSFFGKAPVSSGPVLPTLPPVPRLPPGKKPPGPPPGPPPPQVLAMYGIPSRRPYGTDVEPSIPGLDRGSTDLGRDQDSGSGSDRDDLDDDDSESEEDSDDEQDEDGDSRKGADRRDKRDEERGERQAGRSVRFADMPSDASNEAKKKSGKKTKAITPLQAMMLKMAGQSIPEEDEEEEVEEECTDESDSSDAEEKGPPVDPSQVIPSQRVPPPSGPVGQPPPLQGPPMTGPPPMGPPPAPPMRPPGPPSGPPPGPPPGAPPFLRPLGIPGMRGPIPRLLPPGPPPGRPPGPPPGPPPGLPPGPPPRGPPPRLPPPAPPGIPPPPPRAGGPPRPMAPPLALFPPPLSANVLSAPPSLVQRQKGPGSGQDGSQSSMPPPSMSMRPGVIQMPPPPGTAAASAVSHLHAATIEKRANLTSVAGAGSLGAGAGSGATISAKPQIINPKAEVTRFVPTALRVRRDKSGAAPGPAVGPLDKGAVGGRRGDDGMGSGHGHKHHFSVGSMGMSHPAHIGAVAQPSMKTKDQVYEAFMREMEGLL; from the exons ATGGGGCGACGTTCAACTTCCTCCACCAAGAGTGGGAAATTCATGAACCCCACGGATCAGGCCA gaaaaGAAGCCAGAAAAAGGGAGTTAAAAAAG AATAAAAAACAGAGAATGATGGTGAGAGCGGCAGTGCTTAAAATGAAGGACCCCAGACAGATAATCAGAGACATGGAGAAATTGGATGAGATGG AGTTCAACCCAGTCCAGCAGCCCCTGCTGAATGAGAAAGTGCTGAGGGACAAGCGGAAGAAGCTACGGGAAACATTTGAACGTATTGTTCGTCTGTATGAGCGAGAGAATCCTGAAACCTACAAGGATCTGCGCAAACTGGAACTAGAATACGAAAGTAAACGGGGCCAATTGGCACTCTATTTTGACTCAGTCaag aaTGCGGAATCTGTGGAGGTTGACAGTATTCCTTTACCAGATATGCCCCATGCACCCTCCAATATACACATCCAGGACATTCCTCTACCAGGGGCTCAGCCTCCTTCAATACTGAAGAAAGGCTCCTTTTTTGG TAAAGCGCCTGTATCGTCTGGCCCGGTATTGCCAACATTGCCACCTGTGCCACGTTTACCCCCTGGGAAGAAACCCCCTGGGCCTCCACCTGGGCCCCCACCACCACAAGTTTTGGCAATGTATGGTATTCCTTCACGACGGCCTTATGGCACTGACGTTG AGCCCTCAATTCCTGGCTTAGACAGGGGCTCAACAGACTTGGGAAGAGATCAGGACAGCGGCAGTGGTAGCGACAGGGACGATTTGGACGACGATGACAGCGAATCTGAGGAGGACAGTGACGATGAGCAGGATGAAGATGGTGACTCAAGAAAGGGAGCTGACAGACGGGATAAAAGAGATGAGGAGAGAGGTGAAAGACAAGCTG GTCGCAGTGTACGTTTTGCAGACATGCCCTCAGATGCTTCCAACGAAGCAAAAAAGAAGTCTGGGAAGAAGACCAAGGCCATTACGCCTCTGCAGGCAATGATGTTAAAGATGGCTG GTCAGTCTATTCCTGAAgaggacgaagaagaagaagtcgaGGAAGAGTGCACAGATGAATCGGATAGTTCTGACGCTGAAGAGAAGGGCCCACCAGTGGACCCGTCCCAAGTTATTCCCAGTCAGCGTGTCCCTCCACCAAGCGGGCCGGTGGGACAGCCCCCACCTTTGCAGGGTCCACCAATGACTGGCCCTCCACCTATGGGTCCTCCACCAGCTCCACCAATGAGGCCTCCTGGTCCACCCTCTGGTCCACCTCCTGGCCCTCCACCAG GTGCTCCTCCGTTCTTAAGGCCACTGGGTATTCCTGGCATGAGGGGTCCAATACCTCGTCTTTTACCCCCTGGACCTCCACCAGGTCGCCCGCCTGGTCCACCACCTGGTCCCCCTCCAGGTCTTCCTCCAGGCCCCCCACCACGTGGACCCCCTCCCCGGCTACCGCCCCCAGCGCCACCTG GTATCCCACCTCCTCCCCCAAGAGCAGGAGGGCCCCCCCGTCCCATGGCGCCACCTCTTGCCCTCTTTCCTCCACCTCTTAGCGCCAACGTGCTTAGTGCTCCTCCCAGCCTCGTTCAGCGGCAAAAAGGCCCAGGATCCGGACAAGATGGCTCACAAAGCAGCATGCCGCCTCCATCAATGTCCATGCGCCCCGGTGTCATACAAATGCCCCCTCCCCCAGGGACTGCTGCAGCCTCTGCTGTCAGCCACCTCCACGCAGCCACCATTGAAAAACGGGCCAACCTCACCTCTGTCGCTGGTGCAGGCAGCCTGGGAGCCGGTGCTGGCTCTGGGGCCACCATTTCTGCCAAACCACAAATTATCAATCCCAAAGCGGAGGTCACACGGTTTGTGCCCACTGCACTTAGAGTGCGAAGGGACAAGAGTGGTGCTGCGCCGGGGCCGGCGGTTGGTCCGTTGGACAAAGGTGCTGTCGGGGGAAGGAGGGGAGATGACGGTATGGGAAGTGGCCATGGTCACAAACATCACTTTTCCGTTGGTTCTATGGGCATGTCTCATCCAGCTCACATTGGGGCTGTGGCTCAACCCAGCATGAAGACCAAGGACCAGGTGTATGAAGCCTTTATGAGAGAGATGGAGGGACTCCTCTGA
- the bglap gene encoding osteocalcin: MKTLAILVFCSLAVACLSSDSMDSNGDDLDDRDDNYHGNNNDHYNNNNHYNNHGHHGVFVEQTQAAAVVPPRRAPVELSLTQMESLREVCESNLACEHMMDTAGVIAAYNAYYGPVPY, translated from the exons ATGAAGACTTTGGCCATCCTGGTTTTTTGCTCCCTGGCTGTTGCCTGTCTGTCTTCAG actccaTGGACTCCAATGGTGACGACCTTGATGACCGTGATGACAACTACCACGGCAACAACAACGAccactacaacaacaacaaccactaCAACAACCATGGCCATCATG GAGTGTTTGTGGAGCAGACACAGGCTGCCGCAGTGGTGCCGCCCAGGAGAGCTCCTGTAGAGCTGTCCCTGACCCAAATGGAGAG CCTGAGAGAAGTGTGTGAGTCCAACCTGGCTTGTGAGCACATGATGGACACAGCTGGAGTCATCGCTGCCTATAATGCCTACTACGGACCTGTTCCTTATTAG
- the mgp gene encoding matrix Gla protein, whose translation MRNFLQFLALCAVLSLCVCLSKSRATRSNSDSNESTESSEDVFVAPRRANSFIMPQRHTVYNLPRGNGYNSYFMSRRVKSPAERRAETCEDYSPCRFFAYRHGYQVAYRRYFGTRTPERRPTAARRY comes from the exons ATGAGAAACTTTCTTCAGTTTCTGGCACTCTGTGCTGTGCTCTCATTGTGCGTCTGCCTTAGTAAGAGTAGAGCTACCCGTTCAAATTCAG ACTCCAACGAAAGCACAGAATCCAGTGAAG ATGTGTTCGTGGCCCCGAGGCGAGCCAATTCCTTCATCATGCCACAGAGACACACCGTATACAACCTGCCCAGAGGAAATGGCTACAACAGTTACTTTATGAG CCGGAGGGTAAAGTCACCAGCAGAGAGACGTGCAGAGACCTGCGAGGATTACTCTCCCTGCCGCTTCTTCGCCTATCGCCACGGCTACCAGGTGGCCTACCGGAGATACTTTGGGACCCGCACTCCAGAGAGGAGACCAACTGCAGCTCGTCGATATTAA